AGGCCTTTCCTCCACCGGATCACTATTTGATgatatacacactgttacaacTAATCTTCATCATAACTTATTTTCCCAGTGTTGTCCTAACCTCTGTACTCCAAACGCCCATCACATACACAGTCACATCTCCAGGGTGGTGTGGCTGCTTAGTGGACATCCCATAGCTAAAAGGTCACTGGTTTATCTCGTGCAACAGCTAATGAGTCTCTGAGCCGACGTGTTGTCTTGTAAGTTTAAACGAGTGATTAACAGAACATCTACGTGCTCATTCATTGAAGCAAGCTCATAACAAGCTTGCTTGGAGTGGTTAATTTGATCTTTGGATATTTTCCTTATTTAGtaatttagttttgtttagCAATTAGCCATTTAAGTAAAACGCCATTGAAACTCGATCAAGGTGACATGAAATAAGTGAGATGCAGAAAGATGTAAGTCTTCAGACTCTCCTGAGACACCTGCAGTGCGGTTTTTCATGTCACACTATGTTCTGAACAAACTTCAGAGGACACCATAGAACAGCGGTTTCCAACCAGGGGCTCGGGACTCCCATAAGGGGTTGCGAGATACAGCTGAGTTACCGCAAGATGACTATCAGGACAAgcaccagaaaaaaacacttttctggtgCACaaattttctttccatctttctgCTAATCTTTGCCTTTTTCTAGTGAATAATTTTTTTCACCTCATCATGCCTCTAAActgaaatgaagaagaaaaaaatcaccctTAAATGGTCACAACTAGTGCACAAGTGCAGGTGGTAACAATGGGTCAGAAGTATACATTGCTTTGTTTTAAGAGGTCACAAGCAAAAAAGTTTGGGAACAACTGTCTTAGAACAGGCAAGGCCTTACAGGTCGTAATATTAGCTTGGCAAAACAATGAAATCCTCAATTTAAACTTTATTAGATGGACCAAAGAAAATGAACTGGAGGTGTAATCTCAGCCTCAGTGAAATCTTTGAAGGAGCATTTTGCCTGAAtcccagaaacacacagagacacccCTGGTGTGAGTACAGTAAAGCCCCACAAAGTAGTCAGTGCGTGCACTCTGACAATAGTGTTTGGCCCTGTCCGCGAGGCCGGACCCCCGAGCCTAAGCGCTTTTATGTGAAAAGGTTTGGTGTGTCGTAAGCCCTAACGCTGACCAGCCTCTTCTGCAGCTTTGCTGAGCCATGGGGCTCCCGGCTGCCCTGGGAGTGCTGACTCCAGCCCTGGGAACATGTTTACCGCTGCCCCGCACCCAGCCCTGTGATATCAGGAGAGGGTCtgctgggggggtggggggtgggggcaggagggtgtgtacgtgtgtgtgtgttgtgtgtgtgtgtgtgtgtgtgtgtatgggtgggTGGGTAGGTGGGGTGGATCCACACAATGAACCTGCTGAATACTGTGCTATCTAGTTATTGGTGCTGAGGACTTGCAGTCAGTTGCCAAACTGGCTGGGTAGGCTCTTGATCAGAGTTCACAGGGGCAGACTTGCCTTTTCTTGGCTTCCTCTCCAACTCGTTATTTCCAAATTTAACTTGTTTGTCTGGTTTTTATTGGGTATCCCCTCACAGTTCACCCATACACTTACGAAATCAGAGTTGTTGCAGTAAGGATGAACTGAACCAAGTGTCGTATCTTACAAACACTCAGAACTATTGTGTAGTTTTCTCCCCATAAAATGAGTCTTTGTGGAATCTTTGCttgttattttgaaatctcacacagaaacatgatgcacagatgtgcatgtgtgtgtctgtgcaaacACAGGCCAATATGTGGAGGCTTTAGTAATGTGGTCTCTGTCAAtccacagaggaaacaacacTTGACTTGCATGGTCTTTTACATGACAATATAActtctttatttgttgttttccgGGGATTTCAAAGACAAGTGTACCATTTCTGGCACAAAAAATAACTTCGTCAACTTGCCTGAATGAAGTAAGATGGATTTTATACTGTAATATAGAATTTGCAGCACACAGTTTTGTTCTTATTAAATCTCATCAGATATAATTCTGAGTAATTATTGACTTTGTAACCACAGTGGTGTGATAAACCAGTTATACACTGTTCCATTGAACGTGTTATTGTCAAGCTGTGATAAACAAAGCCATAAGAGCTGCCTTCCTTATCTCTGCTTCCTCTTGCCTTTTAAAGGACTCCTTCAGCCCGGGCTGATTGGTGGAGGAATGGCATTATCTGTGGTCTGATAGGCTGCAGTGCAAAACCACTAACTGAagggctgttgttgttgcagcagGTCCTGCAGCTATCCATCTCGCTGtgtgctgatgatgctgatctTTGCACAGCAGTCCTGTACCTTCTTCTGCTGCTTACCAAGGAGAGCTGGGGCtcagtttggggggggggggggggcttgctGCTGCATGCTCTAAGCTGACTTTGAGTTGTTGTTTTCGCTGAATGTGCCGATGAACGCACAGATAGCACACAAACGCGCCTGCCACTTCCAGCTGCATTTGGCAATGTTACAGAGAACTATTTCTAGTATCATTGCATGGTGGTTTCTCCATGCTCTGATAattgatttcattattgatttgaGTGATTGGATAGGAAAATCAAGCAGCAGTCACCTTGACTTGATTGCTGCCATTATTTAGCATACAGAGTGCAATTCATAACAGTGAACTCTATATCATGATCAATGGCAGCAGGGAACAatagaaggagagagaagtgaTGATGTTTCTTGGAGGGGGGGGTTGTTCTCTTTGCTCACGTTTAGGACCCCCCTCTATCCTCGCACTTTGCTCCGCCCCCCACGTGCTCTTCCCGCTGCCATTGGATGCCCAGAGGCTGTTTTCGCCACCCGATTGGCCGCTGAGCACGTCAATCACACGAGCCTCGACTTATTTACCGAATGTATGAGAGAAGGAGGACGGTATTCTGCTGTAGGGCTGCAACAGCTGACTGCCGAGCACTTTACCCAGTGCCTCAAggaacaaagagaggaggacacagcCATCCAGGAGACGTTTTTTAATAAGAATTAGACGCATAAAAGCGAGGGCACGAGATGAGGCACGCGGTCGGACCGTCAGAAAACGTGGAAAATAATTCTTTTGCGGTGACAGGCTTGTTAAAGATATGTACCCATTGTGAACGGCTCAGCAAAAaggtaagagaaagaaagggcTTCGGGAACAAATAACACTCATAAAATGCACCGTTTTTAAAGCTTCAATCTACTGTCGGGGCTTAATTGGAAAATTGTGTCAtattattgatgtttttgtgcgacatgtttttttttgtcttgcctTTGAACAAACAAGCTGCAGTGCAGTCTTTTGTCCTGGCTTGTTTACGAGTCAGAGGAGTTTGTGGTCATCGGGCAAGAAACCTTTTCTACGTTTCATTTCTTGACATGGTTTCAGTTCAAAAGAAGTAGACCTTTAAGTGACACATTTAAAGGGATGTTTTCTGCTCAGTGTCATTTCTGAATAATACACATTTCATGGTCATTCATTCATCTGCTTCATTGTGCTCTGCGGGACAGTGTCCGCTGGTAGACATGTCTCGACAAGCAGCGGAAAGTTACAGGACATTAACAGAGACGATGCAAAGGTGTCTTGTGCTTTAATTTTCTATGAGGGGCAAGCAGTCACTTAGCTTGTTTGGATAtctcattaattaaaaaacatttaatcaacatttaatcCTGCTTTTTATACGTCAGTGTATTTGTGACACAAGAGTTGAATGATGCTTCTGCAGCGGATAAAACCTGTAATCGCATTTTCTAATAGTACATTTCTGTGTAATCTAATATTCGTGAGTTTTACTAGTGTCAGACAAACAAAGCGACTCTGGTGAGGCAGTGAAGTCACAGTAGCGGGGCTACAGTAGACTTCAGACGTCAGACGGAGCTAGAAGCTTCTCTGCTTTCCTCTGATATTTAAAGTacgtttgtctctttttttgtttgtcttgcagGACTTGGGAGTAAGGATCCCAAGACCCTTAGGTAACGGACCAAGCAGATTTATCCCTGAAAAAGAGGTATGGGGCAGCCTGTGATCCTGctagacattaaaaacaattaccCTTGTTACAGATATTAGATTTAATTTTTGAGttaatatatttgtaatttgttgcttttgtcaGATTCTTCAAGTCAGTAAAGTGGACCCCAGGACACAGTCGATATTTGAGGATGCGTTTGCAGCCCTCGGCCGTCTGGACAACATTTCACTGGTGATGGGCTTCCACCCACAGTACCTGGAGAGTTTTCTCCGGACGCAGCACTACCTGCTGCAGATGGATGGACCCCTATCTTTGCACTACCGACACTACATCGGCATCATGGTATGGCCACATCCAATCCCCTGTGAATTCTCAAATGAACTGTGGGTCCAGTTTTATGTGAAGTGGTGGTTaaccctctctcttcctccgaTCCTGCAGGCGGCAGCTAGACACCAGTGTTCCTACTTGGTCAACCTGCATGTGAACGATTTCCTCCAGGTCGGGGGAGATCTGAAGTGGCTAAACGGCCTGGATGAAGCACCacagaaactgcagcagctcGGAGAGCTCAACAAAATCCTGGCCCACCGACCTTGGCTTCTCACTAAGGAACACATCGAGGTGAGAGGAGGGGCACGGTCTGGAGGGTTAATGTGGACACAAAGTCTTATGTAACAGTCTGAGATCATGGGTGGAGGCTAGGGTATAGCTACAGCTGTATAACTCGGAccgggaggggggggggggggggctggagggCGATAGGGGTTGAGGCAGGAAGACGAAGAGTCAATAAAGTGGATTAGAAgggtgaaaacatattttcccaCTTCCTAAAAGGTCAGTGATATTGAAGTCATTATTTGGCTCCAGTTAGCATCACTCACaagtttttcctttattttttccagCGCCTCCTGAAGGCTGAGGAACACAGCTGGTCCCTCGCGGAGCTAATCCACGCTGTGGTCCTCCTCACACACTACCACTCCCTCGCCTCGTTCACATTCGGCTGCGGCATCACGCCAGAGATTCACTGCGACGGTGGACACACTTTCAGACCCCCCTCCCTCAGCCAGTACTGCGTGTGTGACATTGCCAACGGCAACGGTCACGCTAATCACCATGACGATCCACTTGGCAACCAGGTGAGTGGTaatgggacagagagagagtgtgtttgtgtgtgtgtgcgtgtgtgcagtgAGCTAGAGAGATAAAAGTTGGAGCATGTGAAGGTTTTCTAACTCGTGTGAAACTTGAATCCAGGCTGCGGGTATGATCCATGCACTtaacatcctgtgtgtgtgtgttttgagatgCTAAGAAGTTGTATGACTCTCGTTCCTAACCGCGGATGTTGATCTTTGTTTCTAAGGAGATGTGTGGCGAGGTGGAGGTGCTGATGGAGCgcatgaagcagctgcaggagtgCCGCGATGACGAGGAGGCCAGCCAAGAAGAGATGGCAACCCGCTTCGAAAGGGAGAAGACTGAGAGCATGCTGGTGGTCACAGCAGAGGACGAGGAGTGTGTCCCCTCAAGAGACATCTCTCGACACTTTGAGGACCCCAGCTATGGCTACAAGGACTTCTCCAGGAGGGGGGAGCACGTGCCCACGTTCAGAGTGCAGGTATAGATTAAATACAGCCTGAATAAAGAGTACtatatgcaaaagaaaaaaagagagatctGTTGTTAACttgctttttctcctctctgcaggatTACAGCTGGGAGGATCACGGCTTCTCTCTGGTCAATCGACTGTATCCTGATGTTGGTCAGATGCTGGACGAGAAGTTCCAGATGGCCTACAACCTGACCTACAACACCATGGCAACACACAAGGATGTGGACACCAGTATGCTGCGTAGGGCCATCTGGAACTACATCCACTGCATGTTTGGCATCAGGTCAGTGGCTGGATACTCGGTTTTTTCTAGTAGcgttttatttttgcagtgtgtgctATTTTGCTTAATCAGCACTGTTGCAACTGTGTTTTAacattctgtttttctgtgatcCGCAGGTATGATGACTATGATTACGGGGAGATAAACCAGCTTCTGGACCGAAGCTTTAAGATCTATATTAAGACCATGGTGTGTAGTCCTGAGAAGACCACCAAACGAATGTATGAGAGTTTCTGGAGGCAGTTTCAGCACTCCGAGAAGGTGAGATGAGATTCTGATTCCTCTATCCTGGTTTCTTAGTTGCAGCTATTTCAAATTGGTTGACTATGGCTCAGTGTTTAAAGActttctctttactttttttgttgtctccTGCAGGTCCACGTTAATCTGCTTCTTATGGAAGCGCGAATGCAAGCAGAACTGTTATACGCTCTGAGAGCGATCACCCGCTACATGACATGAAGtgcttttggtgtttttatcgttgtgtttttactgtcattGTTGTTGCTCATTATGGGAcacttcaagaaaaaaaaaaaaagaaaatcaaaggggtggggggggggattcaaCAAAAGAGATGAGTGGAAGAGAGTCCTGGGTTGTGGCGGTGCTTGTTGGATGGATGTGGAGAAGAGGATCAGAACAAATGGaaagcaaggaaaaaaaaaaaaagagaactgtGGAAGAAAAGTCATCTCAAACTACAAGTGGATACACAAACTCAGTTCGTGTTGCCTGCAGTGCCAAAAGTGACCAAGAGAGGGCTGCCTGGAGCAAACTCCTGCTCAGCTGGGGAGTTTGTGCCAGGCCAGAGCACTGACACCGGAGGCATCCAGGACGATGTTTCAGTACTCCAGCATGCAGCACGTTGGTTGCCAATCTCTTCTGTCTCCCGGTAGAGTGAAGACCCACAGCAAGTCCCCAGAAAGCTGTGCAGCCACAAAGAGTCTGCACTTTGAATCTGTTGTCACTGTCATATTTGTTTAGTTTCTtgaattatctttttatttcattttgtattaaGAGAAGTGGATGTTGTCGATGTGGTTGCTGTTAGTGGAGATGGAAGCATTAACTATCGGCGGTGTTTTTTACGTGTGCCTGAACTATCCAGCACAGTGTGCATAcgtgctgatgctgctgctcccaTGTTGTATTCAGCGGGGTCATATTGATCCCCAAATCACCCCCTCACCCTACACCATAATACCCCCTAAGCCCCTATCCATTAGAAATCCACTGCATTACCCCCCCCTTTTCCTCGTCCTCTACCCCCATCCCAAATCTCAAATGTCAATGTAAGCTAATCCAAGGAGTGTGTGAaaaccagagaggtgtggaaagAAACTCAAAGAACACTGTCTGAGCCCTTTTTGAGTTTGACTGTACATGTGTGGATGAGATCTGTGTTCGTGATGACTGAggtgtggatgtttgtgtgtgtttcacacaaatgacagagaaaaaaaaaaagtacgtCTTTGAATTTCatgtgtcaaaaaaaagaaaaaaaaaagaaagataagcGAGGCACTTTGAAGGAAAGACTTCTTGCTTCTGCTGTAGCTCTGTTATTGTGAGATACTTGTTTATcatttgttgatgatgatgtctttatttttctggtattggggaaaaaaaagaaaaaaaaagctaatcaAAAAGAATGTTAGAAACCAGGTTTTCCAGGAGGGATTTGCTTCCGGTTGCCCTAACCACACCTTATCTGTCTTCCGCTTATCCCTGCTGCCTGGTCGCCCTAACACCTTCGAAGCTTTGGATTGTGAATTTTACCAGTAAATGAAtacctcttctgtttttctctataAAACATATAAGAAGTGCTCTTTGGTGAGCAGAGACTCTTTCCGGGCTGCCGTGTTCCCATTGCTCGGGGACCCGGCTCGCCCACACAGGGCCGACTGCGGTCGATAGCTGTCGGACGCAAAAGGTTGTAGCTGTGCTTATTTCCCTGCTAGGGAAGTCTAACCAGTGcaaaagcagcttttttttaattttattttgaacagaGGTGTGAAacctctgctgtttttgttttttgtttactaAAACCAGTAAAGTACTGCATTCTCCTGAGGTTGGATTGAGAGAATCAGACAGATGAATGAGTGATATCTGGAGAAGGAGGATAAGGAGGAGGGTGATGATGATCAAGGAATGGTACATTTGGAAGTGGTttgagaggaagtggaggttTTTTCAGACTTCTGACTGATGTCAGTTACTGACactttttatatgaaattatatgaaaaagacgaaaaaaaaaataaactatgaTATTGAAATGTTGTGTATCATTCGTAGTTTTCTCCTAAACAATTTGATTTCATTGCTTCATAAAAGTGATTGTATTAGATGTGGAGAGGCCTACACAATTCAGGAATCAAACAGTCATAGCACAATCACTGTCACCATCAGCTCACTTCCACTGCTCAGTTGCAGGAATGCAGGAAGTTTAACGACCCATGGTAATTAGAAAGCATAATTGCTTTTATGCAAAAGATGACTCATGAAAAGACATGGAGTTTTATTCTCACACCTTTTGTTCCAAAGTACACTTTGATAGCAAAGCTGACTTCATTAACAGTAAGCTGAACTCAGGGGGATAGTTCAGTTTGTCACCAGTGCAGTCCAGGGACTTTCATGTGaatttcattttactgtataAGCTTGACAGGTCAGTTTCTCTTTGCTGCTGACCGACACTTAGCTCAAGATAAGGGGGAATTCCATGTTGGACACCTTTTAGCTGTGTTTCCTGATTGCATCCATGTCACACCTCACGGGAAAAAATCCTTGACTTTCATTGTGAGGTAATCTGTCTGAACTTCAGGGTGTTTCCCATCGAGGCCAGAGAAGCCTGTCTGTCAAAACACAATCACCAGCAGAAACTCACTGTTATCCCCCGCTGACCAAACTGCCTTCACATTTTGGTGGCTTTCCCAGATAATATGGCATAGGAAGCATTTTCTTTGAGTAACTTTGATATCAGCCAGCCAACTGTCTTTCATATCAACCTGAGAAATTCTGTGTAGAGAACAATGTTTGTTTCTAGCTCTGGCTAATGAGTTGTTTAGGGGTTTTTGAAACATCAGCTTGTCTTGTGGTTGTTTAAAAGTCACTATTGTGTGAGATCTGGGGGAACTGACACCGGGGGTTTTTGAATTAAGTGCCGTTTCTGATTTGTTTCGATGTGATAACGATGTGATTTTGAAATGCTGTACTTTAGGCAACTTGGTGTAACTTGTAAGCACTGCCTGGCCCCATATCTGTGTAATAATAAAGGCTTTGAGAAGCAAAATGTTTCCTGCTTTCTTCAGCTTTATTACGAACAAGTTCCAAAGTCACACAATACACCGACAATAAAGGATTTGCTCATGAGGTAAATTCAAGGTTAGTCATCTGTTTTCAACACTACATTATCATAAAACTATCTTTACAACACAAAGCAGGTCAAATCTGTTATATAAATGTGCAAAGAACTTGTATTAAATTATCCCTGTACATGTGAAGATACCCTAAATGAAAGTTAAAGTGCATAAGAGGTtataaatgtcaacaaaattaaaaaaaaaaaaaaaaggctgctgGTATTGATAAGAAAAGGatgctttgaaaataaataaaaaatatatacggATGGAAGTGCAAGTGTTTTTTCTGTAGACAAGAATTGAGAAAAGAATCTagtaattttatatatatatatatatatatatatatatacggtatgtccacacgtttttttttttaacatttcagccTGCCTCTTATATTTTGCATAATTACCATTATCAGCCAATAAAGCTTTTCAGTCAAAAATCTATTGCTTTGAGTATGAAACACTGACCATCTATAGGCTTTAAAACTGGCTGTAAAAAGCTGGTAGCTTCATCGTTCATGAAAAAACAGCATCAATAGTCAGCTTGAATTCTGAGTATTTAGCCATAACTTTACAAAATGATAAGCATTGGGAACATACTTGAGCATGTGGTTGGACAGTGGAGACCTAAACTAttctgcagcagcagtctgagatgttttaaatgtgttttgacactttttctGCAGTGAAAACTCTTTGTTCAAGCTGATCATCTCTGCTTTCTCTATGACGATGGCTATTGACCTttacagacacatttcaaaCCTACAAGAGATGAGTGTTTTATACTAATAAGATGAAGCAAATACTTCATCCTATACCGTTTTGACAGAGGATAAAGGATTTACTTCTATGGCAACATGACTCCTAACTTCATGTAACAGTGTGTCAGGCTGTCAGGTCCAGAGGCTGGAGGATCTTCATCAGTTTTTGAGCTACAGGTAGGAATTCCaactcccagcatgctctgTGAAAATCCCTCATGTCTTCATTTTCTATCCACTTCAGGGCCTCCTCTTCATCTATGGAATAGATTAAAAACAGTGGACAGAGGATGAGAGGGGGGCAGTATGAGGTTTCAGGTTCCTTTTCAGTGCTTTACATTGACATGTTTTATGTTCAGGCAGCTCCCAGGTGTGACCATCGAGGTTTTAGTTCGTGTTAGTGTGACTATCTCTGTTCCTCCCTTCCGCCTGAGGGCCACTGATGTGAGTAAGAACATGTTCTCTCCAGCATGGCTCCCTCCCTTGTTATGTAAGGATTAGTAATAACACCAACCTAAGTATGTAGTGAGGATCTCCAGCAGGGACTCTCTCTCCTTTGTATCCAGCAGCTTCTCTGAACCACCACCGATCAGGTTCCACAGCGCCTGACAAATCTGTCCTGCCAGTTGCCAATCACCTGGTCCGAAGTCTCTCAGGCTGTCCACCAGACtgttcacacaacacacacacacacacggactcaCATCATATGACTCAAGGGAACGGGATTCACATGACCGGCAGGTTTGTGGGCATTAGCTCCACTTCAttgaatgtacagtacatctgaaagaggactgtgtgtgtgtgtgtgtgtgtgcatgtgtgtgtgtgtgtgtgtgtgtgtgtgtgtgtgtgtgtgtgtgtgtgtttgtgtgtatgtgtttgtaaagGGAAAACTAGAACCTAATTGTTTAAGCAAAGCTCACTTTTGGAGTGATAAGTGATAAGCCTGCACTATAGTAAGAAGATTTCACAGAATCTGTCCCTCTTTCAGCTCTCTTGagttaaaaatgtacaaattaaTCTAAATTGACAAATTGACAAATGTATAAACACTGTGAACAAATAACATCAAGGCTCAGATGAATAGTAGCATCTTGTTAATGCCAGTAGAGTGGTTGGTGCTCATTGCTCATGTCTGTGAAAATGCTCTTAAAGGAACAGcttggcattttgggaaatacactcaGATCTTTGTGTTGGTCATGGTCATGACATGTACTGCATGAAGACGAAGATGGCTGCACATTAGGCTCCAAACTGCACACTCAAGTCCTGGTCTTTCTCCACCAGGTGTGTATAATAAAACTACTGGACGTTATTGGCAGTCaccttcattttcattcactgatATAGAACCCCTCTCCTTATTTTTCTCAAAGCCAGTCTTTATGTCCTACAGCAATTTCACAGATTTAGCGCAAAACTAACAGAATTCAAATGGACTGCATTTTTATACACATCacatctctatcacacacacattcatacaccaATGGTACATtgggggcaatttggggttcagtatctgcCCAAGGACACACTGggctggactggaggagccggggattgAACCACCGACCTCCTGATTAGAGGACGACCCACTCTACCCCCTGAGCCAGCCCTGACAGCCACCCTGATTTTTATGCAGTTATcagttatttattaattttaaaattctGTTAGCCACCAAGATGTTCTTAACTATATTGAACTTTTTAATTCATCATCATATTTGAATCTCAAGAGAACTGAGGTACAGAAGATCTGCTTCTTCAGAACCTTGAGTAAATTTAGTGGAAAGTCTGTAAATTGTCTGTGAATTGTCAAATACAATTAAAATCTCCACACAAACTCTCTCCTACATGAACAAACCCTTAATCCCTAAGTGTCCTTACTTGGCAGCAGCCCCCTCTAGTGAGAGACTGACCCGGTTGGGAGGGTCCAGAGCCAGGTTGGTGAGGACCCCGCAGGCTGAAAAACACATCTCAGTGCTTTTTGAGTCGAGCAGCGTCACCACGAACTGGTGcactgagggagagaaagtggagaAAGATGACAGAGTGATTGAGCGGACAAAGGACAAAGCAGGGCAAAGATAAAGAGGGCCGCTATCACCAGCGTCAGCGGGTATGTTTATACTGACTGTTGCTGGCCTTGCAGATAAGTCCAGCCCAAACATGACACAACAGTACAGTGTACCGGTATTCTGTGACTATGCACTCAGCTTCCTGTAAAGTTCTGCGCTTGGAGGATACAATTTATACATCTTTACGGGTGCATTCTTCAATGTATTCATGTTTATCAATATCAGGCTTTGAATAGATGGGACGTTTTGATTCTAACATGCCAACTTTTCCTGCGAGAGTAAAATAATatggcttacaatactatgacatagTCCCATGCTGGagtcttctgtgtgtgtctgtttgtttgtgtccaccATTTACCTTTGTTTTGCATAATAAAGTCCCGCACATCATCGGACTGTGACAAGTTTCCATACACACGGGTGGCCTCAAGCATGGCGTCCATACTGGAGCTGAGCACCAACTTCAGCATTACTGATGTAAAAAGACAGGGTGAGCAGACAAAACAGAGGAATGGGAGAGTGAAAGGGGGAggataattgaaaaaaaaaaagtgggacaAAATTAAGAGTTAAATTGGCAAATGGAAGCatactttcattgtttttatttttcctttctacATTAAAATCTGCCACTCTTAGAGTCTTACACTTTGCGATGGTGAGACGACTGTGTCTGATTGCAGAGCTTTCTTCCTGGTAGAAGGACAGGTTGTTGATGGTGGCAGCCACATTCACCAATAGCTCCTCGCTCTCCTGCACAGACCTCAAATCTGTGttacccacatacacacacaaaagaaca
The window above is part of the Seriola aureovittata isolate HTS-2021-v1 ecotype China chromosome 19, ASM2101889v1, whole genome shotgun sequence genome. Proteins encoded here:
- the sesn1 gene encoding sestrin-1 isoform X1 is translated as MEVQDQESLGRWDGLGSRDASSRTEAMENICQDVMRKAEAIGPITASVPSPPALGCLPNSDLNDILAHLLMLSKRCPFEDVRARCIRLLKAVQDLGVRIPRPLGNGPSRFIPEKEILQVSKVDPRTQSIFEDAFAALGRLDNISLVMGFHPQYLESFLRTQHYLLQMDGPLSLHYRHYIGIMAAARHQCSYLVNLHVNDFLQVGGDLKWLNGLDEAPQKLQQLGELNKILAHRPWLLTKEHIERLLKAEEHSWSLAELIHAVVLLTHYHSLASFTFGCGITPEIHCDGGHTFRPPSLSQYCVCDIANGNGHANHHDDPLGNQEMCGEVEVLMERMKQLQECRDDEEASQEEMATRFEREKTESMLVVTAEDEECVPSRDISRHFEDPSYGYKDFSRRGEHVPTFRVQDYSWEDHGFSLVNRLYPDVGQMLDEKFQMAYNLTYNTMATHKDVDTSMLRRAIWNYIHCMFGIRYDDYDYGEINQLLDRSFKIYIKTMVCSPEKTTKRMYESFWRQFQHSEKVHVNLLLMEARMQAELLYALRAITRYMT
- the sesn1 gene encoding sestrin-1 isoform X2 — protein: MRHAVGPSENVENNSFAVTGLLKICTHCERLSKKDLGVRIPRPLGNGPSRFIPEKEILQVSKVDPRTQSIFEDAFAALGRLDNISLVMGFHPQYLESFLRTQHYLLQMDGPLSLHYRHYIGIMAAARHQCSYLVNLHVNDFLQVGGDLKWLNGLDEAPQKLQQLGELNKILAHRPWLLTKEHIERLLKAEEHSWSLAELIHAVVLLTHYHSLASFTFGCGITPEIHCDGGHTFRPPSLSQYCVCDIANGNGHANHHDDPLGNQEMCGEVEVLMERMKQLQECRDDEEASQEEMATRFEREKTESMLVVTAEDEECVPSRDISRHFEDPSYGYKDFSRRGEHVPTFRVQDYSWEDHGFSLVNRLYPDVGQMLDEKFQMAYNLTYNTMATHKDVDTSMLRRAIWNYIHCMFGIRYDDYDYGEINQLLDRSFKIYIKTMVCSPEKTTKRMYESFWRQFQHSEKVHVNLLLMEARMQAELLYALRAITRYMT